From Peromyscus maniculatus bairdii isolate BWxNUB_F1_BW_parent chromosome 8, HU_Pman_BW_mat_3.1, whole genome shotgun sequence, a single genomic window includes:
- the LOC102903431 gene encoding large ribosomal subunit protein eL39-like, with product MASHKTFRIKRFLAKKQKQNRPIPQWIQMKTGNKIMYNSKRRHWRRTKLGL from the coding sequence ATGGCTTCTCACAAGACATTCAGGATCAAGCGATTCCTGgctaagaaacaaaagcaaaatcgtCCCATTCCACAATGGATCCAGATGAAAACTGGCAATAAAATCATGTACAACTCCAAGAGGAGACACTGGAGACGAACCAAACTGGGTCTATAA